Proteins from one Cryptomeria japonica chromosome 4, Sugi_1.0, whole genome shotgun sequence genomic window:
- the LOC131028527 gene encoding uncharacterized protein LOC131028527, with translation MVVAGEEEEKDEEEEVEGEEEDMEVVIGGDTDSNSSDREGDDDSSSGSLSSGKDNDDDEGVDDIGIPKLEDVPTAEGGGDGVQGGDTDDDDDMQVMRAQIQSLEDALIAEWREVASVFDRSSSVRNLESEDEYEEVGEELEVEEVEGLEDKREEMFQRTVAQRDRVENGEMKITRWRQMVARFKDKFIMGDYELELFKMLQNLKQRIMSVKEYTEEFYKVMINGSTNNLVEEMVEKPGLKRFKHPCPYKKSELQQKESIGQRQCAGLNQGNRNEENKELENLVEVPEDIRKRLAD, from the exons ATGGTAGTAGCAGGagaggaggaggagaaggatgaggaggaggaggtggagggtgAGGAAGAGGATATGGAGGTAGTCATCGGTGGGGACACCGATTCTAACAGCTCAGACAGGGAGGGAGATGATGATTCTAGTTCAGGATCATTGAGCAGTGGAAAGGACAATGATGACGATGAGGGCGTAGATGACATTGGCATACCTAAGTTGGAGGATGTTCCTACTgcagagggaggtggggatggagtGCAGGGTGGGgatacagatgatgatgatgatatgcaggTAATGAGAGCACAAATTCAGAGTCTGGAGGATGCATTG ATCGCCGAGTGGAGGGAGGTTGCGAGTGTGTTCGATAGATCGTCAAGTGTGAG GAATCTGGAGTCTGAGGATGAGTACGAAGAGGTTGGAGAAGAGCTTGAGGTTGAGGAAGTTGAAGGACTAGAAGATAAAAGAGAAGAAATGTTTCAGAGAACAGTGGCACAA agagatagagttgagaatggtgagatgaagatCACTCGATGGAGGCAGATGGTAGCGAGATTTAAGGATAAGTTCATTATGGGAGACTATGAGCTGGAGTTGTTCAAGATGTTGCAGAACCTGAAGCAGAGAATcatgagtgtgaaggagtataccgaggaattctacaaggtgatgatcaa TGGGAGTACTAATAACTTGGttgaggagatggtagagaagccTGGATTGAAGAGGTTtaagcacccttgtccttacaag AAATCAGAGTTGCAGCAGAAAGAAAGCATTGGTCAAAGACAGTGTGCAGGTCTAAATCAAGGAAATAGAAATGAAGAGAATAAGGAGTTAGAGAATCTGGTTGAGGTTCCAGAGGACATAAGGAAGAGGCTTGCAGATTAA